The Cylindrospermum stagnale PCC 7417 genome segment ACTTCGTAGGCTTCGTTAACTTCTTTGAAGCGTGCCTCTGCCTGTTTGTTGTTTGGGTTGACGTCTGGGTGAAACTTACGGGCTAGTTTACGAAAAGCTTGTTTAATTTCTTCCGGACTGGCAGTCTTACTGATTCCTAAAATTGAGTAATAGTCTTTGAAGTCGGTTGCAGCCATCTACCAGCCTCCTGTAGAACTTTCCGTTATGTTTTTTTTCTAAGATATGAGATTTACTATTTGCCAGGTATAATGCCAGGCAAAAAGATTCTGATATTAAATTAACAAACAATACAGAAAATCAAGTGTGGTTCTCGCTCACCACGAAGAGCGAAATTTCCGTACTCCCAACCTTCAAAGAAAGTGAATCAGGCTGTCAAGTCCGTCTGTCAAACTGGGGGGAGCATCCCGGAGTTGGCGATGCATCCGCAAGATGATTTCTTCGGGAACTTGGCGATCGCGTTTTCGATTGCGTGCCAAACACAGCCAAACTGGCGTTTTCACCCACATTCCCTGAATCTCAGTAAAACCCAAATCACGGGCTAAGGTGATCAGTTCATGGCGATTGCGTCGTTGGGCGTTGGTGGCATCGAAAATTGCCACTCTACCTGTGGTGATAACTTGCTGAAATTGCCGCTCTATTTCCTGCCAAATCAACAGCCATGAACCCTGAGTCGCTTCGGAACCAAACAGTTGCCCCCGAATGGCATCTGTAGAAATTAGCTGCATTTGGGGGCATTCT includes the following:
- a CDS encoding AAA family ATPase, coding for MTKLFLLIGLPGSGKSTLAKQLLAECPQMQLISTDAIRGQLFGSEATQGSWLLIWQEIERQFQQVITTGRVAIFDATNAQRRNRHELITLARDLGFTEIQGMWVKTPVWLCLARNRKRDRQVPEEIILRMHRQLRDAPPSLTDGLDSLIHFL